The following is a genomic window from Rhodococcus sp. SBT000017.
TGTCCCTCTACATGGCTCCACAGCTGGTGAAGACGCCTCTCGACGTCGACTCCGCAACGGTCGCAACGGGCACCGCGACCTTGCTCGACACCGAAGCGCTCATTCAGGGCGTCTCGAAAGTCGATCGCGACGTCCCCATTCGGGTCTTGCAGCAGGTCACTGTCGAAGAACCGTCCGACAGCAACAAGATCACCATGCAATCCGCTGTTCTGTTGCAACGAGACGACAGACCTGGTGAACGAGGAACGGTCAACGCAACCGTCGATAGATTCACCGCCGACCGCAGAACTGCGATGCCGATGGACGATCCGATCGGGTCGATCCAGAAGTACGACGATCAACCCGCCGATGAAGTCACGCACGACGGGCTCTCGCTCAAGTTTCCGTTCGACGTCCAAAAGAGGTCCTATCCGTACTTCGATACGACCGCGCGCCGCAGCCAGGAGATCCAGTTCGACGGCCAGACCACCATCAACGGCCTGGATGTCTACCGTTTCGTTCAGGACATCGCGCCACTCGATACCGGCGGCAAGCTCAGCCTCCCTGCGTCGTACTGGGGTATCGACGGGGACGAAGAAATTCTGATGCACCGGTTCTACAAAGCACGCCGTGAGCTGCTCGTCGAACCCACGACAGGTGCAATCGTCTTCGGGAAACAAGCGATGCACCAGTACTACGGCCGCACCGCTGACGACCCCTCGGCGGTCACCATCGTGGAAATGTTGCCAGAGCTCGACGCCGCCACTGTCGACGAGCAGGTGCAGCGGGCAGTCGAGTCCAAACGACTCATCGACTGGGCCGAGATCTACGGTCCGCTGACGGCCGGTGGTCTAGGCGTTGTATGCCTCGTTTCGGGGGCTGTAGTGATTCGTCGCCATTCACGGACTTCAGAGCTGCTAGTGGAGAAGCACCAGGCCCTGGCTGATGCCCCCCGCTGATGGCTGCCAGACAGTCAATGCGACAGAAGCCTGGCCCAGTTTCGGCGTGTCTGCGGAAGATGCCACGACACTCGAGACAGGATTGGTGGACGCGGGGATGACGGCCCCTCGTCGAGACCGGAGGAGACCACCAGTGCCTCAAAACAGCAAGGGCAAGCGCAAAGCTCTGAGAGCTCGTGCGCCCGAGGAGATCATTCCGACAATCGAGCGCATGGCGCGAGAGGCCGGCTGCAGTTCGGTCAGTCAGTACCTCTCCGACATGTTGTGCCTGGTGGCCGAACGACCCGATCTCGTTCGAGAGCTGAACCAGGAGGTGTTGCCGCTCTCCGCATGACGTGACGCACGGCCTCTCAGCTCGAATACGGAAGGGCGTTCCGTAGGGCTAGCTGGAGGAAAATACAGCGACACACGCCAGACCCGAGACACGAAAAACCCCCCGGCTCTTGTTGGGCAAGAAACGAGGGGCATTCGAGTTTGGTGAGAAGCGAGCTACCAACTCGATTCTCGGTGTTGCGCTTCCCCACGAAAGGGACTGTCTTGGTGGACAGGTCTCAGGGTACATCGCGCCCTGATGAAGATTCAAGATTTGGTGCTCGTGTCGGGTCGACGATGTCGACACCCGACAACACTTGGGGACGTCTGTCTCCGTTGATGGCCGCGCGTCGGTCCATGCGGGTCTGGAGTGCCGACAGTGGCAAGTTCGATACCTCGCGGAGTCTGACGAAGCGCCTGCCGGCCGTGCCGGCCGCAGTGCCGATCTATGTGCGCGGCCGTACGAGCCTGTTAGCGCTGGACTTCGACGCCAAACATCACAGTCCTGAGCAGGTCGACGCCGACGTCGATCGCGCACTCGGATGGCTCCATGAATGCGGCGCGCGCACAATCACCGACCGCTCGACGAGCGGTGGCCGCCACGTTCTGGTCCCCATGGCCACCGATATGCCTCTGCGCGTCGACGACATCAAAATGGTGATGCAGCTCCTCGGTGCCCGGTTGGTCACCCTGGACGCCACACCGATGCTCAACGCAGACTGGGGATGCATCACTCCCCCTGGCTCACCCTGCCGCGAGGGCGGCTACCGACTGCTCGACGGCACCCTCGACGACGCAATAGACGCCTTCACCGTCCGCTCCGACCGCGGTGTCATCGCGCGCCTGATCGCTTTGCTGGGGGGCGCGACCACTCCCCGCCACCGAACCCCAGTTGCCGCAGTTGCAGCCTCCCTCACACAGGACGAACGCCTCGTCGGCGTCGGACGCGATCGACGCCTGGACCCGCGCTTCCACCGCACCACACCTGTCCCCCATGCCGTCGAGACGTACGCGGCCACAGGCAAGTTCACCAAGGCTCACAAAGCCCTCTGGACATCTCCGTCAGAAGCACGCCAGTCCGTCATCAGCCACGCCGTCCTCCGCGGTGCCAGCACTGCGGACATCGAGAAGTCAATCGCCACCTCAGAGTGGGCCGGGCTGCGTCACGCCTACATCGACAAGTACGGGACTCATTCAGCCGCAGCCTTGCAACGGGACGTGGAGAAGGCTCTGACCTGGGCCGCAACGATTGTCCGTCCATTCCACCAACTCACGCACAAGAACAGATACACAGGGGGGGATGGTTCCTTCCTGAAAGATCGTGTTCGTCAGCAATGGCTGGCTCACGCGAAGCTGTGGATCGACTCAGAATTCCTCGGTACTCGTCAACGCCCCGTCCTACTAGCGGTGGTGCAGGCCCTCGCTTACACATCTGCGTTGGCGGGGGAATTGGTGGAGGGAGTCCCAGTGGTCGCCGTTGGTGGTCGAAGTCTGTCGCATGCAGCGGGGCTGATGTCGGAATCGACTGTGTGGAGTGGGCTGAGACTGCTTAGAGAGACCCCAGGCTCTCCCGTGCTACTGGTGTCGCGCGGGGCAGGTCGAGAGGCGGACCGCTACGCCCTGACCACTCCAGCCACGATCCAGAATCCAGGAGCAGCGCATATCGAGCGAGCGCGGGTCGAGCCCGTGCATCCGGCATGGAGCGTGCTTGGTCTACGTGGTCGTGCGGTGTACGAGCTGCTCAAGGCCGGCCTGGCCACCGACGTCGAGGACATCTTTGCCGCTGCAAAGCTCCGGCAGTCCAACGGATACGCGATCCTCGCGGACCTAACAACTGCTGGGCTCATCGAGCGAAACAATGCAACCTTGACCCTAGGACGCCGCACGCTGGACGACGTAGCGGCCGCTCACGGTGTGGAAATGGTCGTAGCCGACCGCATTGTTCGGCACCGAGCCGAACGGCTCTTGTGGCAGGTGTGGCTCGAGAACCGTTTCTCCGCTCCATCCCGTGACTCCGCTACGCGCGACCAGACGATTTTCCCGCCGGCCGAGGCCGCTCCCCTTCCTGGCGACGCAGATTCGGAGGCTCTTTGGGCAGCACTCATGAAGGCTGGTCCACCGCCAAGAGATCCGGTGTTAGAGGCAGTCGAGATACTCGGTGACCTTCTAGGGGCGGTCATTGTGGATACGTCGTAGCGGCTTCGGAAACGGGGCTTGAGGTCGGTCGCCGGCCCACTTATCTGTCAGCTGTGCTCCGTACCACCCATCGGCTATCCGCATCCGAGGACGGTCCGACGCTAGCGTGGTGCGGCGATGCTTGAGCAAACCTATAGAGAGGCGGGTTATGACCGACTGGGTTGTAGCGGCGGAAGAATTACGCGCCGAGCTGTTGGCCCCGGACGCGAATGATGTCGACTGCTCGGGGGTGATACCGGCCTCTCATTTCGACGCGCTGCGCAGCAGAGGTTTCTACGGACTTGCGTTCAAGTCGCAGGATCCGATCCGGACACTTGCGGACACCGGCGAAGTGCTGGTCAGCGGCTGCCTCGCCACAGCATTCGTATGGGCGCAACACCACGGCACGCTGCTACGTCTGGCCACGTCGAGCAACGAGGGCTTGAAAGCTAAGTATCTGACGGCACTGCAGACGGGCGACATGCGCGCAGGTGTTTCCGGCAGTGGCTATGCCAGCCCACGGAAGCCGCTGGTCAAAGCAGTTCGAGTAGCTGACGGCTACTCGATTACAGGGACCTCGCCCTTCGTAACGGGATGGAACGGTCTCACCGAGGTCATCGGTGTGACCGCGTACGACGAGGCAGCGGGACAGCAAGTTACGTTCCTTGCCCACGCCGAGGACGTCTCAGGCTTGGTAAGCGATCGCCTAGAACTGACGGCCGCGCACGCCTCACATACGGTCAGACTCACCTTCGACAGGCTTCATGTACCCGACGACGTGGTCATGAGTGTGTCATCGGCGTCAAAGAAGGACGGTTCGGAACTGAGTGACATGGATCGGGCTGTGACCCGTTTGAACGGCTCGCTCGCTCTCGGAACGGCGAAGGCATCCCTCTTGGAGTTGGCTGCAATGGGCCGGTCCAACGACATCCTCGATGCGAGACACAACGAGATCAGAGCCACGCTCACTCGCGCGATCACCGAGCGGCAGATTGACATCTTCGGAGTGCGCGCTGCCGCAAGCCGATTCAGTGTTGACGTTGCGAACCATTTGGCGAGCGAGGCTGGAAGTGGAGCGATATTGCGAGGCGCGACACCTGAACGGCTTCTCCGTGAAGCTGCTTTCAGTCTTGTATGTACAACGACGCCGGAGATGAAGGCGCACTTGCTACGTGAGGCGGCACATCGGTACGACCTCTCAGTTGCGTAAGACGGAGGCCGCAAACCCGCGTGCTGACTGTTGCCTCAACTGATCAACTGGATCTGGGACGCGCAACGGTGGCTGCCCCAGTCCCCCGGTTGGGGCAGCCGTGCCCGTCTGTGGAAGATGTTTCGACCTCCCCTAGTGGCTATGGCTGCCTATATGGGCGATCGGAATGCCGCTCCGCTTCCCTGGTGAGCTGTGGTGAACGCCGGAGTTGCAGGCTGTTGCGGGCCGTTGCGCTCGGACGCAACAGCCTCCGATGCCCATATGGGCAGGTATATAACATTATATGTACATACAGTACCTAGCCTAGATACGATAGTTACTGTAAGCTAACGTTACCCAATATCCAGTACTATTTGCTTTGCTCTTCTTTAATAATCAAAGCGTATATACGCTGCGCTTACGTACTATTCGCTAAGCACTACTAGTTCCACTTCGGTCCATATGTCCCTGTAAGTGCCCCCACCTGCTTTGTTCCTCGGCTCTCCCCTTCGACACGGGGGAGGGGGGTGGTCGCATCAACGAACGAGAGGGAGAAGAAACACCGCTATGACAATTACTGCGATCGCGAACCTGAAGGGTGGCGTCGGCAAGACCACCATCGTGAACGGCCTAGCCCACGCAGCGGCCAGCGTGCAGCAAACCTGCTTGGTCGTTGACGCTGACTCTCAGGGGAATTCGACCAAGCATCTCACCAGTCACACTGTCGAAGATCCGCCTGAAGCGAGTCTCGCGGATGTGCTCGACCGAGATGTCGACTGTTCGACCGAGCAAGCCATCATTCAGGCGCGGCGTCCAGGCATAGATGTTCTGCCGAGCGGGTTCAGTGACCTTCAAGCAGTCATGGACACGCTGGTGGGGAAGACCGGCGGCGAGATGGCCGTCGACAGGGCGCTGAAAACGGTTGCAAACAAGTACGAGCACATCCTCATCGACT
Proteins encoded in this region:
- a CDS encoding acyl-CoA/acyl-ACP dehydrogenase — encoded protein: MTDWVVAAEELRAELLAPDANDVDCSGVIPASHFDALRSRGFYGLAFKSQDPIRTLADTGEVLVSGCLATAFVWAQHHGTLLRLATSSNEGLKAKYLTALQTGDMRAGVSGSGYASPRKPLVKAVRVADGYSITGTSPFVTGWNGLTEVIGVTAYDEAAGQQVTFLAHAEDVSGLVSDRLELTAAHASHTVRLTFDRLHVPDDVVMSVSSASKKDGSELSDMDRAVTRLNGSLALGTAKASLLELAAMGRSNDILDARHNEIRATLTRAITERQIDIFGVRAAASRFSVDVANHLASEAGSGAILRGATPERLLREAAFSLVCTTTPEMKAHLLREAAHRYDLSVA
- a CDS encoding DUF3068 domain-containing protein, with product MTTATLPIKGLALVGVGAFLAASSATMSLYMAPQLVKTPLDVDSATVATGTATLLDTEALIQGVSKVDRDVPIRVLQQVTVEEPSDSNKITMQSAVLLQRDDRPGERGTVNATVDRFTADRRTAMPMDDPIGSIQKYDDQPADEVTHDGLSLKFPFDVQKRSYPYFDTTARRSQEIQFDGQTTINGLDVYRFVQDIAPLDTGGKLSLPASYWGIDGDEEILMHRFYKARRELLVEPTTGAIVFGKQAMHQYYGRTADDPSAVTIVEMLPELDAATVDEQVQRAVESKRLIDWAEIYGPLTAGGLGVVCLVSGAVVIRRHSRTSELLVEKHQALADAPR